A genomic window from Microbacterium sp. ET2 includes:
- a CDS encoding SGNH/GDSL hydrolase family protein → MSTTPDHPSPYAANHELHPWRRFVALGDSFTEGIGDPEPDSPGGHRGWADRVAEVLSRQVPDFSYANLAIRGRLIRQIVDEQVEPALDLKPDLVTFSAGGNDVIRPGSDPDVVADIFHDAVVRLSASGATLVVFTGIDTNFTPVFRGIRGKVAIYNENIRAIAEQYDCIVADQWALKEVQDMRFFDDDRLHYNSLGHHEVARMVLRTLAVPNDLHPMAPDPLPVRTWRQARSNDLVWAREYLVPWVLRRLRQQSSGDAVTPKRPEPLPIIRSTDDS, encoded by the coding sequence ATGTCGACCACCCCCGACCACCCGAGTCCGTACGCCGCGAACCACGAACTGCACCCCTGGCGGCGGTTCGTCGCTCTGGGCGACTCATTCACCGAGGGCATCGGCGACCCCGAGCCCGATTCGCCGGGCGGTCACCGCGGCTGGGCCGACCGAGTGGCGGAGGTGCTCTCGCGTCAGGTGCCCGATTTCTCGTACGCCAACCTCGCGATCCGGGGTCGACTGATCCGTCAGATCGTCGACGAGCAGGTCGAACCGGCCCTCGATCTCAAGCCTGATCTGGTCACCTTCTCCGCCGGCGGCAATGACGTGATCCGTCCGGGCTCGGACCCCGATGTGGTGGCCGACATCTTCCACGACGCCGTCGTGCGCCTGTCCGCCTCCGGTGCGACGCTCGTGGTCTTCACCGGCATCGACACGAATTTCACCCCGGTCTTCCGCGGGATCCGCGGCAAAGTCGCCATCTACAACGAGAACATCCGCGCCATCGCGGAGCAGTACGACTGCATCGTCGCCGACCAATGGGCCCTGAAGGAGGTGCAGGACATGCGCTTCTTCGACGACGACAGGCTCCACTACAACTCGCTCGGTCATCACGAGGTGGCCAGGATGGTGCTGCGCACCCTCGCCGTGCCCAACGACCTCCACCCGATGGCACCCGACCCCCTGCCGGTGCGCACCTGGCGTCAGGCCAGGTCGAACGACCTGGTCTGGGCGCGGGAGTACCTCGTGCCGTGGGTGCTGCGGCGACTCCGGCAGCAGTCTTCCGGTGACGCAGTGACCCCCAAGCGCCCGGAGCCGCTTCCGATCATCCGGTCGACGGACGACTCCTGA
- a CDS encoding DEAD/DEAH box helicase yields MHLGSFAAEHLSPTWPQRAPWGTAQRLRAWQAEALDLYFSLDGPDGPGSGPRDFLAAATPGAGKTTFALRLATELLRRHVVDRVVVVAPTEHLKSQWADAAARVSLRLDPAFSNRFVAPSRQYHGVAVTYAQVAVKPSVHQHLTDAARTLVILDEVHHGGDALSWGDALREAYGRATRRLLLSGTPFRSDTAPIPFVEYHPDDKGIRISRTDYAYGYRRALEDGVVRPVIFLVYAGQMRWRTKTGDEMEAQLGQDNTKDITSQAWRTALDPEGDWIPAVLRSADRRLSEVREQVPDAGGLVIATDQTAARAYAAILEGISGERPTVVLSDEAEASSRIESFSAGTSRWMVAVRMVSEGVDVPRLAVGVYATSASTPLFFAQAIGRFVRARRRGETASVFLPNVPQLLALAHELERQRDHALDRDSDGDDEWNAEEDLMDAAERQEKASDALTQEFTFQALGSAAHFDRVMFDGREFGQLAVPGTPEEEEFLGLPGLLEPEHVHELLLQRQARQSRHRKVREAAATTASESPAPAPPAALHRTLKEQRQLLNSLVGLYARQSGEPHGAVHAELRRICGGPAVSHATVAQLQARIDVLRARVRS; encoded by the coding sequence ATCCATCTCGGCAGCTTCGCCGCCGAGCACCTGTCGCCGACCTGGCCGCAGCGGGCGCCGTGGGGCACCGCGCAGCGGCTGCGCGCCTGGCAGGCCGAGGCGCTGGACCTCTACTTCTCGCTCGACGGTCCCGACGGCCCGGGCTCCGGACCGCGCGACTTCCTCGCGGCTGCCACCCCGGGCGCCGGGAAGACGACCTTCGCGCTGCGACTGGCGACCGAGCTGCTCCGGCGGCACGTCGTCGACCGCGTGGTCGTGGTGGCCCCCACCGAGCACCTGAAGTCGCAGTGGGCCGACGCGGCGGCGCGCGTCTCGCTGCGCCTGGATCCTGCATTCAGCAATCGATTCGTCGCACCGTCCCGCCAGTACCACGGGGTCGCGGTGACGTACGCGCAGGTCGCGGTGAAACCCTCGGTGCATCAGCATCTGACCGACGCGGCGCGCACCCTCGTCATCCTCGACGAGGTCCACCACGGCGGCGACGCCCTCAGCTGGGGTGACGCGCTCAGGGAGGCCTACGGTCGGGCGACACGCAGGCTGCTGCTGTCGGGGACCCCTTTCCGCAGCGACACCGCACCCATTCCCTTCGTGGAGTACCACCCCGACGACAAGGGCATCAGGATCTCCCGGACCGACTACGCCTACGGCTATCGGCGGGCGCTGGAGGACGGGGTCGTGCGCCCTGTCATCTTCCTCGTCTACGCCGGGCAGATGCGGTGGCGGACCAAGACGGGCGATGAGATGGAGGCCCAGCTCGGTCAGGACAACACCAAGGACATCACCTCGCAGGCGTGGCGCACGGCGCTCGACCCCGAGGGCGACTGGATCCCCGCCGTGCTCCGGTCCGCCGATCGCCGCCTGAGCGAAGTGCGCGAGCAGGTGCCCGATGCCGGCGGTCTCGTGATCGCGACCGACCAGACCGCGGCGCGGGCGTACGCCGCGATCCTCGAGGGGATCAGCGGCGAGCGACCCACCGTGGTGCTCTCCGACGAGGCGGAGGCGTCGTCGCGGATCGAGTCGTTCTCGGCAGGGACGTCGCGATGGATGGTCGCGGTACGGATGGTGTCCGAAGGCGTCGACGTTCCTCGCCTGGCCGTGGGTGTCTACGCCACCTCGGCATCCACCCCGCTGTTCTTCGCCCAGGCGATCGGACGATTCGTGCGGGCTCGGCGTCGCGGCGAGACCGCGAGTGTGTTCCTCCCGAACGTCCCGCAGCTGCTGGCGCTCGCTCACGAGCTCGAGCGTCAGCGCGATCACGCCCTTGACCGAGACAGCGACGGCGATGACGAGTGGAACGCCGAAGAAGATCTGATGGACGCCGCGGAACGCCAGGAGAAGGCCTCCGACGCGCTGACGCAGGAGTTCACCTTCCAGGCGCTCGGATCGGCCGCTCATTTCGACCGGGTCATGTTCGACGGCCGGGAGTTCGGTCAGCTCGCCGTCCCCGGAACGCCGGAGGAGGAGGAGTTCCTCGGGCTCCCGGGTCTCCTCGAACCCGAGCACGTCCACGAGCTTCTGCTGCAGCGTCAGGCGCGCCAGAGCCGTCACCGCAAGGTTCGCGAAGCAGCCGCCACCACCGCATCCGAATCCCCGGCGCCCGCGCCGCCCGCGGCCCTTCACCGCACCCTGAAGGAACAGCGGCAGCTCCTCAACAGCCTGGTGGGGCTCTACGCCCGGCAGAGCGGCGAGCCGCACGGTGCCGTCCACGCCGAGCTCCGGCGCATCTGCGGCGGCCCTGCGGTCTCGCACGCCACGGTGGCGCAGCTGCAGGCGCGGATCGACGTACTGCGCGCCCGCGTCCGGTCCTGA
- a CDS encoding M20/M25/M40 family metallo-hydrolase, whose protein sequence is MSTPGSDLPEAARIAQDLIRFDTTNFGGGRSHGEREAAEYVGAFLQSLGLEPEYYEPIARRTNVMARVPGRNPDRPALVLHGHLDVVPAVAEDWSVDPFGGDVRDGMLWGRGAVDMKDMDAMILASVADMLRSGERPDRDLVLVFFADEENGGIEGSQLVVRDRPEWFAGATEAISEVGGYSISVADRRAYLLQVGEKALVWIRLVARGRAAHGSSFHPDNAVTRLAEAVAALGRTAWPVTLTDTTTQLVAALGELSGRAGDDPDELAAEAGPAAGFLRATLRTTTNPTGLTAGYKHNVIPDRAEALIDVRVLPGTEDAALNDIRRIIGDDVEVEVVHRDIGLEVPFAGDLVDAMVRALGVHDPGTPVIPYLMGGGTDNKALAELGIAGYGFAPLRLPADLDFTGMFHGVDERVPIAALEFGQRVLTDLLRTC, encoded by the coding sequence ATGTCGACGCCCGGATCCGATCTCCCCGAAGCCGCCCGCATCGCTCAGGACCTCATCCGGTTCGACACCACCAACTTCGGAGGCGGTCGATCCCACGGCGAGCGCGAAGCTGCCGAGTACGTCGGTGCCTTCCTGCAGTCGCTGGGACTGGAGCCGGAGTACTACGAACCCATCGCTCGGCGCACCAACGTGATGGCCCGCGTGCCGGGCCGCAACCCCGATCGACCGGCCCTCGTCCTGCACGGCCACCTCGATGTCGTTCCCGCCGTGGCGGAGGATTGGAGCGTCGACCCGTTCGGCGGCGACGTGCGCGACGGCATGCTCTGGGGTCGCGGAGCGGTCGACATGAAGGACATGGATGCGATGATCCTCGCCTCCGTCGCCGACATGCTCCGGTCGGGGGAGAGGCCGGACCGCGACCTCGTCCTGGTGTTCTTCGCCGACGAGGAGAACGGCGGCATCGAAGGGTCCCAGCTCGTGGTCCGCGACCGTCCCGAGTGGTTCGCCGGCGCGACGGAGGCCATCAGCGAGGTCGGCGGCTACTCCATCAGCGTTGCGGACCGTCGCGCGTACCTGTTGCAGGTGGGGGAGAAGGCGCTCGTCTGGATCCGGCTCGTGGCGCGGGGGCGGGCCGCCCACGGCAGCAGCTTCCACCCCGACAACGCCGTCACCCGCCTCGCCGAAGCGGTGGCCGCCCTCGGTCGCACCGCGTGGCCGGTGACGCTGACCGACACGACGACGCAGCTCGTGGCCGCCCTGGGTGAGCTCTCCGGCCGCGCCGGCGACGACCCCGACGAACTCGCCGCCGAGGCCGGCCCCGCAGCGGGTTTTCTCCGCGCGACGCTGCGGACGACCACCAACCCGACCGGGTTGACCGCGGGATACAAGCACAACGTCATCCCCGATCGCGCGGAGGCGCTCATCGACGTCCGTGTCCTCCCGGGCACCGAAGATGCCGCTCTGAACGACATCCGCCGCATCATCGGCGACGACGTCGAGGTAGAGGTGGTGCACCGCGACATCGGACTCGAGGTGCCCTTCGCAGGCGACCTCGTCGATGCGATGGTGCGAGCGCTGGGTGTGCACGATCCGGGAACCCCCGTCATCCCGTACCTCATGGGCGGCGGTACCGACAACAAGGCCCTGGCGGAGCTCGGAATCGCGGGGTACGGATTCGCACCGCTGCGCCTCCCCGCCGATCTGGACTTCACCGGCATGTTCCACGGCGTCGACGAGCGGGTGCCGATCGCGGCGCTCGAGTTCGGTCAGCGAGTGCTCACCGACCTGCTGCGCACCTGCTGA
- a CDS encoding undecaprenyl-diphosphate phosphatase, with the protein MQLIEAIFLGIVQGLTEFLPVSSSAHLRIVGEFLPSAEDPGATFTAITQIGTEAAVLLYFWKTIVRIISRWAQSLAGRVPRNDPDARMGWLIIIGTIPIGVLGFLLQDVIRDTFRNLWLVAIVLIVFGLLLGAADRWGARRRELSDLTYPHGLALGFAQALALVPGVSRSGATTTLGLALGYTRPAAAEYAFLLAVPAVFGSGFYELLQSFEEPGGPYSQLDTAAATVVAFGVGLAVIAFLMRYLQRGSFLPFVIYRLALGVLLIVLLSVGVLQPY; encoded by the coding sequence ATGCAGCTCATCGAGGCGATCTTCCTCGGCATCGTCCAGGGCCTCACCGAATTCCTCCCGGTCTCCTCCAGCGCGCACCTGCGCATCGTGGGGGAGTTCCTGCCGTCGGCGGAGGATCCCGGCGCGACCTTCACCGCGATCACCCAGATCGGCACCGAAGCGGCGGTCCTGCTGTACTTCTGGAAGACCATCGTCCGGATCATCTCGCGGTGGGCGCAGTCACTGGCGGGGCGGGTGCCCAGAAACGATCCCGATGCCCGCATGGGGTGGCTGATCATCATCGGCACCATCCCGATCGGCGTCCTCGGGTTCCTGCTGCAGGATGTCATCCGCGACACGTTCCGCAACCTCTGGCTCGTGGCGATCGTGCTCATCGTCTTCGGACTGCTCCTCGGCGCCGCAGACCGCTGGGGCGCGCGTCGGCGCGAGCTGAGCGACCTGACCTATCCGCACGGCCTCGCCCTCGGCTTCGCCCAGGCGCTCGCCCTCGTTCCCGGTGTGTCGCGCTCGGGTGCGACCACCACGCTCGGCCTCGCCCTCGGCTACACCCGCCCCGCCGCTGCCGAGTACGCCTTCCTGCTCGCCGTGCCCGCCGTGTTCGGCAGCGGGTTCTACGAGCTGCTGCAGAGCTTCGAAGAGCCCGGTGGGCCGTACAGCCAGCTCGACACGGCGGCGGCGACGGTCGTGGCCTTCGGTGTCGGCCTCGCGGTCATCGCGTTCCTGATGCGCTACCTCCAGCGCGGCAGCTTCCTGCCGTTCGTCATCTACCGATTGGCGCTGGGCGTGCTGCTCATCGTGCTGCTGTCGGTGGGGGTTCTCCAGCCCTACTGA
- a CDS encoding PAC2 family protein: protein MEGLGRRVIVAAFDGWNDAGEAASSALAQIRGTDGYEPVFSVDPELYFDYQYTRPQVSIDGEGRRNLSWPETTLLRPIRQTRGTQLWLLTGVEPARAWQAFASEIIDAALREDITGFVALGSMMSDVPHTRPISVFAGSDNDQLRQSLDLEKSTYEGPVGILSVLAHSAEAAGIPTASLWASVPHYVAGHTPSPKATLALLDRLEDLTGAQVPRGDLSTEAAAWEASIDAAAADDEEMTEYIRQLERTRDTWDSPEASGDAIAQEFERYLRRRGDGPTKPGRDDPRRS from the coding sequence GTGGAGGGTCTGGGACGCAGGGTGATCGTCGCGGCGTTCGACGGCTGGAACGACGCGGGAGAGGCCGCGTCGTCGGCTCTGGCGCAGATCCGCGGGACGGACGGCTATGAACCGGTCTTCTCCGTCGACCCGGAGCTGTACTTCGACTATCAGTACACCCGGCCCCAGGTCTCGATCGACGGCGAAGGACGGCGGAACCTCTCCTGGCCGGAGACGACTCTGCTCCGACCGATCCGCCAGACCCGCGGTACGCAGCTGTGGCTCCTCACCGGCGTCGAGCCGGCGCGTGCCTGGCAGGCATTCGCCTCCGAGATCATCGACGCGGCCCTCCGCGAGGACATCACCGGCTTCGTCGCCCTCGGCTCGATGATGTCGGATGTCCCGCACACCCGTCCGATCTCGGTGTTCGCCGGCAGCGACAACGACCAGCTGCGTCAGTCCCTCGACCTGGAGAAGAGCACGTACGAGGGGCCGGTCGGCATCCTCAGCGTGCTCGCGCACTCAGCCGAGGCCGCCGGCATCCCCACGGCGAGCCTCTGGGCCAGCGTGCCCCACTACGTCGCGGGACACACCCCATCGCCGAAGGCGACACTGGCGCTGCTGGATCGCCTCGAGGACCTCACCGGCGCGCAGGTGCCGCGCGGCGACCTGTCCACCGAGGCAGCGGCGTGGGAGGCGTCGATCGACGCCGCTGCCGCGGACGACGAGGAGATGACCGAGTACATCCGCCAGCTCGAGCGGACCCGCGACACGTGGGATTCGCCCGAAGCCTCCGGCGACGCCATCGCCCAGGAGTTCGAGCGTTACCTGCGTCGCCGCGGCGACGGTCCGACCAAGCCCGGGCGGGACGACCCCCGTCGGTCCTGA
- a CDS encoding HAD family hydrolase: MDGTLVDTEPYWMAAETPLVEGFGGTWSHEQALSLVGLGLEDSARIFQNAGVRMGIGEIIDHLTDEVMRQLAVTGVPFRPGARELLRDLRDSGVKTALVTMSMRRMATTVVDLIDFEAFDVVIAGDDATRPKPFPDPYLQACDLLGVAPSDTVAIEDSPNGLRSAVASGASVIGVPLMVSLAGAGAHAIWESLEGRTTADLQAFHAARIAREGARA; encoded by the coding sequence ATGGACGGCACACTTGTCGACACCGAGCCCTACTGGATGGCCGCAGAGACTCCGCTGGTCGAAGGCTTCGGCGGGACCTGGTCCCACGAGCAGGCGCTGAGCCTGGTGGGTCTGGGACTGGAGGATTCGGCGCGCATCTTCCAGAACGCCGGCGTGAGGATGGGGATCGGCGAGATCATCGACCACCTCACCGACGAGGTCATGCGACAGCTCGCCGTCACCGGCGTGCCGTTCCGCCCCGGCGCCAGGGAACTGCTGCGCGATCTGAGGGACAGCGGCGTCAAGACGGCGCTGGTGACGATGTCCATGCGCAGGATGGCGACCACCGTGGTCGACCTCATCGACTTCGAGGCGTTCGACGTCGTCATCGCCGGTGACGATGCGACCCGCCCCAAGCCGTTCCCCGATCCGTACCTGCAGGCCTGCGACCTCCTCGGCGTCGCACCGTCGGACACCGTCGCGATCGAGGATTCGCCCAACGGACTGCGCTCCGCCGTCGCATCGGGAGCGTCCGTGATCGGAGTGCCGCTGATGGTCTCCCTCGCCGGGGCGGGCGCGCACGCGATCTGGGAGAGCCTGGAGGGGCGCACCACGGCGGACCTGCAGGCGTTCCACGCTGCCCGCATCGCCCGCGAGGGGGCCCGCGCGTGA
- a CDS encoding tRNA (adenine-N1)-methyltransferase, with protein sequence MSGRWSGPFRVGERVQLTGPKGRLHTVTLREDGELHTHHGVLAHRDIIGIPDGSVVVGSGGHEYLALRPLLRDFVMSMPRGAAIVYPKDAAQIVADADIFPGATVVEAGVGSGALALWLLRAIGPEGRLVSFERREDFAEVARANVATFLGEEPPAWQVVVGDLIDELPQTLEDGTVDRVVLDMLAPWDCIDVVADALVPGGVVICYVATATQLSRVAEYIRGTGLFTDPEANETMVRGWHVEGLAVRPDHRMVAHTGFLLTARRLAPGAVLPERKRRASKSSYGDEDVELWTPGAVGDREITDKNLRKRVREAQRAADARTGGAQGSA encoded by the coding sequence GTGAGCGGCCGGTGGAGCGGACCGTTCCGCGTGGGCGAGAGGGTGCAGCTGACCGGGCCCAAGGGACGACTGCACACCGTCACCCTCCGCGAGGACGGAGAGCTGCACACGCACCACGGCGTCCTCGCCCATCGCGACATCATCGGCATCCCCGACGGATCCGTGGTCGTCGGCAGCGGCGGGCACGAATACCTCGCTCTGCGGCCGCTGCTGCGTGATTTCGTCATGTCCATGCCGCGCGGCGCGGCGATCGTCTACCCGAAGGACGCCGCGCAGATCGTCGCGGACGCCGACATCTTCCCCGGTGCCACCGTCGTCGAGGCCGGCGTCGGCTCGGGCGCGCTGGCGCTGTGGCTCCTGCGCGCGATCGGCCCGGAGGGACGGCTCGTCTCCTTCGAACGCCGGGAGGACTTCGCCGAGGTCGCGCGTGCGAACGTCGCGACCTTCCTCGGTGAGGAGCCGCCCGCGTGGCAGGTGGTCGTGGGCGATCTCATCGATGAGCTCCCGCAGACCCTGGAGGACGGCACGGTCGACCGTGTCGTCCTCGACATGCTCGCGCCATGGGACTGCATCGACGTGGTGGCCGATGCACTCGTCCCCGGCGGCGTCGTCATCTGCTACGTCGCCACCGCCACGCAGCTGAGCCGGGTGGCGGAGTACATCCGCGGCACCGGACTGTTCACCGACCCGGAGGCCAACGAGACGATGGTGCGCGGCTGGCACGTGGAGGGGCTCGCCGTGCGCCCCGATCACCGCATGGTCGCTCACACCGGCTTCCTGCTCACCGCCCGCCGCCTGGCGCCGGGTGCCGTGCTCCCTGAGCGCAAGCGTCGTGCGTCGAAGTCGAGCTACGGCGACGAAGACGTCGAGCTGTGGACCCCGGGCGCGGTCGGCGACCGCGAGATCACCGACAAGAATCTGCGCAAACGCGTCCGCGAGGCACAGCGTGCGGCTGATGCCCGCACAGGGGGCGCCCAGGGGTCCGCCTAA
- a CDS encoding FKBP-type peptidyl-prolyl cis-trans isomerase, with protein sequence MTIVSGETGEVLIQTPYDDDIARVAPMSQWYTPIPALEGALECATEGSRVVVGLAPGDILPEAAASIGLAEDESAVAVVDVRKAYLPRAAGAMQFNAGFNLPSVVRAADGTPGVIVPDAAAPSDLVVETLIRGDGPEVTGDVPVRVAYTGVLWDDKTVFDSSWGQAPVSFELGDVVPGFAAGLEGQTVGSQVMIVVPPDQGYGDAGQGSIPGGATLVFVVDILGVDEIS encoded by the coding sequence GTGACGATCGTCAGCGGCGAGACCGGCGAGGTGCTCATCCAGACCCCCTACGACGACGACATCGCCCGCGTGGCGCCGATGTCGCAGTGGTACACCCCGATCCCGGCTCTGGAGGGCGCGCTGGAATGCGCGACGGAGGGGTCGCGCGTGGTCGTCGGCCTCGCGCCCGGCGACATCCTGCCCGAAGCGGCGGCCAGCATCGGATTGGCCGAGGACGAGTCTGCCGTCGCCGTCGTCGACGTGCGCAAGGCGTACCTTCCCCGGGCTGCGGGGGCGATGCAGTTCAACGCCGGTTTCAACCTTCCCTCCGTCGTGCGCGCCGCCGACGGCACGCCCGGCGTGATCGTCCCGGATGCCGCTGCTCCCAGCGACCTCGTCGTGGAGACCCTCATCCGCGGTGACGGCCCCGAGGTGACCGGCGACGTCCCGGTGCGCGTCGCCTACACCGGCGTGCTGTGGGACGACAAGACGGTGTTCGATTCGTCGTGGGGGCAGGCGCCGGTGTCGTTCGAGCTCGGAGACGTCGTCCCCGGTTTCGCGGCGGGCCTGGAGGGCCAGACGGTCGGATCCCAGGTGATGATCGTCGTACCGCCGGATCAGGGGTACGGCGATGCGGGTCAGGGGAGCATCCCCGGTGGGGCGACCCTGGTGTTCGTCGTCGACATCCTCGGAGTCGACGAGATCTCCTGA
- a CDS encoding helix-turn-helix transcriptional regulator, with product MPANTPTKNPPEERLVNLVVALMATEQGLTKDTILRSVSGYREHTESGASKDALEKMFERDKENLRGLGVPIETIGDFADPDDLRDARYRVPKSEYSLPEHIAFTPAELALLNLAGEVWSEGSLSAEARSGLRKIRALGIDVDEPIIGYSPRISVREPSFPVLQRAIEQSRAVTFPYLRPGDENERLRRVRPLALIEYEARWHVFGRDLNLDADRTFLLSRIVGDVAVTRDTFDPALRDGAGERALAELEELAERQLAHLEVDPGTEAALRLARRGRPAGQGIYVPFVDVHVLADELASYGPEVRVVAPDDLRALVIARLRAAFDRHDAAPGGSS from the coding sequence GTGCCGGCGAACACCCCTACGAAGAATCCGCCGGAGGAGCGCCTGGTCAACCTCGTGGTCGCCCTGATGGCCACGGAGCAGGGACTGACCAAGGACACGATCCTCCGCTCGGTCTCGGGCTATCGCGAGCACACCGAATCCGGTGCGTCGAAGGATGCACTGGAGAAGATGTTCGAACGCGACAAGGAGAATCTGCGCGGCCTCGGCGTCCCCATCGAGACGATCGGCGATTTCGCGGACCCCGACGATCTGCGCGATGCGCGCTACCGGGTGCCGAAGTCGGAGTACTCGCTTCCCGAGCACATCGCCTTCACCCCCGCCGAACTGGCCCTGCTCAACCTCGCCGGCGAGGTGTGGAGCGAGGGGTCGCTGTCGGCTGAGGCCCGCAGCGGGCTGCGCAAGATCCGGGCTCTCGGCATCGACGTCGACGAGCCGATCATCGGATATTCACCGCGCATCAGCGTGCGGGAGCCGTCGTTCCCCGTGCTGCAGCGCGCCATCGAGCAGAGCCGCGCGGTGACCTTCCCCTACCTTCGCCCCGGAGACGAGAACGAACGACTGCGACGGGTCAGGCCTCTGGCGCTGATCGAGTACGAGGCCCGATGGCATGTCTTCGGACGCGACCTCAACCTCGACGCCGATCGCACGTTCCTTCTCAGCCGCATCGTCGGGGACGTCGCGGTGACCCGCGACACCTTCGATCCGGCGCTGCGCGACGGCGCGGGGGAGAGAGCGCTGGCAGAACTCGAAGAGCTCGCTGAACGCCAGCTCGCCCACCTCGAGGTCGACCCCGGAACCGAGGCGGCGCTGCGCCTCGCCCGCCGCGGACGCCCGGCCGGGCAGGGCATATACGTGCCGTTCGTCGACGTCCACGTCTTGGCCGATGAGCTGGCCTCGTACGGCCCCGAGGTGCGGGTGGTCGCTCCTGACGACCTGCGCGCGCTCGTCATCGCCCGCCTGCGGGCGGCGTTCGATCGCCATGACGCGGCGCCGGGAGGCTCCTCATGA
- a CDS encoding helix-turn-helix transcriptional regulator has protein sequence MRARRPLVATDRAALILQLVPYLISKGEVSIAEAAEEFDVTRDEMRGMVQKLTVIGLPGERGYWQMSNDLFDIDWDLLDTQDVIAITHSVGLERSPRLTAREVAALVAGLQLARAIPGVGDTEVYSGLLAKLSQGASAKPADVIVAPSPVDDVREAVAIALRERVAVTFTYKAPESEPTARTVDPVKVHIADGQWYLQGWCHLRQAMRTFHLDRVSDLRVTDIPSTHSEDAAPGWFEPSEGGGEVIAHIRFRASLAPLLGDYLDRATVTRDGDDAIATLRVADETTLRRLAARRGGVVEIVSPEGARRAAADWARAGLAQYTGRADPSPAGS, from the coding sequence ATGAGGGCGCGACGCCCCCTGGTCGCCACCGATCGGGCCGCGCTCATCCTCCAGCTGGTGCCCTACCTCATCAGCAAGGGCGAGGTGTCGATCGCGGAGGCGGCCGAAGAGTTCGACGTCACCCGTGACGAGATGCGCGGCATGGTGCAGAAGCTCACCGTCATCGGACTCCCCGGTGAACGAGGCTATTGGCAGATGTCGAACGATCTGTTCGACATCGACTGGGACCTCCTCGACACCCAGGACGTCATCGCCATCACTCACTCCGTCGGCCTCGAGCGGTCTCCCCGGCTGACCGCTCGGGAGGTGGCGGCGCTCGTTGCGGGACTCCAGCTCGCGCGCGCCATCCCGGGGGTCGGCGACACCGAGGTGTACAGCGGCCTCCTGGCCAAGCTCTCCCAGGGTGCGTCGGCCAAACCGGCCGATGTCATCGTCGCGCCGAGCCCGGTCGACGACGTGCGCGAAGCGGTCGCGATCGCCCTGCGCGAGCGAGTCGCCGTCACCTTCACCTACAAGGCGCCCGAGTCCGAGCCGACCGCCCGCACGGTGGACCCGGTCAAGGTGCACATCGCCGATGGCCAGTGGTACCTGCAGGGATGGTGTCACCTGCGTCAGGCGATGCGCACATTCCATCTGGACCGGGTCAGCGATCTGCGGGTCACCGACATCCCGAGCACGCACAGCGAGGACGCCGCACCGGGCTGGTTCGAACCGAGCGAAGGCGGGGGAGAGGTCATCGCCCACATCCGCTTCCGTGCGTCGCTGGCGCCGCTGCTCGGCGACTATCTCGACCGGGCGACGGTCACGAGGGACGGTGACGACGCGATCGCCACCCTGCGCGTCGCCGACGAGACGACGCTGCGCCGCCTGGCGGCACGGCGTGGTGGCGTCGTCGAGATCGTCTCGCCCGAGGGGGCCCGGCGCGCGGCTGCGGACTGGGCTCGCGCCGGGCTCGCGCAGTACACCGGACGCGCCGATCCGTCACCGGCCGGTTCATAG
- the tatA gene encoding twin-arginine translocase TatA/TatE family subunit yields the protein MFQNLTGWHFLVVLLVILLLFGAAKLPALAKSVGQSARVFKGEMKAMKEEDAPSGDTTSSTASPTPPAASRDASPGRSSETT from the coding sequence GTGTTCCAAAACCTCACCGGCTGGCACTTCCTCGTCGTGCTCCTGGTCATCCTTCTGCTGTTCGGGGCGGCCAAGCTTCCGGCTCTCGCGAAGAGCGTCGGCCAGTCCGCCCGCGTCTTCAAGGGCGAGATGAAGGCGATGAAGGAGGAGGATGCTCCTTCCGGCGACACGACGTCGTCGACGGCCTCTCCCACCCCGCCCGCCGCGTCGCGCGACGCGTCTCCGGGCAGGTCCTCCGAAACGACCTGA